A region of the Dysidea avara chromosome 9, odDysAvar1.4, whole genome shotgun sequence genome:
TTAAGCTGTAAATTGTCAGATAGTGTTGTAAACAGCTTGACAAGTTTTTTAGTGACAAGATTTATGTCTATTTTCATGAataatgtttgtttacaatTGCAAAGCTTAGGTATATGAAACTAAAGACAGTGCTGCCCAAGAACACTGTCAAGTATGTTTATATACTACCATTACTAGCGTGATGTCAATATTTAATTTAACTGCTGTGACCATGTTTTCCATCAAATCAAAGGCTATCCTAGAACATACAACAACATCTGGGTACTGGACAAAACCTGTAAGGGCTAAGCTGGTATATAACTTTTATTCTATCAAAATTAATAATGCCTAGATACAGTATAACCCTGTGAGAGAATGCAGAATACTACCCGCTGGAGCAATACAGCTACAACTTTGAGGAACTGACTTATTGAAAAAATTCAGCACCATGCACACAAAATTGATAGTGCAATGAAAGAATGTTCCAGGATGTTAGCCTTGTGGATAAGTAATCTTTAGAAAACGATGTCACTTAAAATTGTTTACCTGCAGGGATGGACAAACAGGGCCAGCCCCAAATGCTTTGGTGTACTGCAAGTATGGaataatatgtacatatgtggcTAGTAATTTCTTGAAAACATGCTAATTGAAGTAATAGGTCCTTGTATACCACTGCATTATATTTTTATTATCCAAGTTTACTATCTATTAGCAGCATTCACAAGAATCTATTGCATGAAAGCTGATAATGTACAAGTGTTTAGAAATATTGAAGTTGAGATCAATGTAGTGAAACCATGATACAACATAGTTATCTGCCCTACTTTGGTTTGCGATTCAGGTTTTTGTAAAAAGTGTGCACTAGAAAGTAGgctaaaacaacaacaacaaaaaaaaacaggatTTGACcaaagcagaaattttcttaTGGTATGCCATATATCTTGTCTCTTAATTCACTTATTTTTAGTGCATTAATCtttaatttcagaaatacaATAGCTTTTAGTATTTGTTATGCTACAGATAAatgcatgtgactgttctataactGACTGTTTGAACACCGCTGTTTATCTGGCTATTGTATTAGGATCTGTAAATATTGGTATTTGCAACAAGTTTTTGTTGAGGTCCCCAAATGAATGATGGTCTCTGCTACAAATTTTTATTGTGTGATGAGATGGTTGGGGCTGTTTGAATTATAAATATCTACTATAAATGTATCTATGACTTAATCTTTACTCAGAATTTAATGTCATTTTCATTTGAACCCAAAGACACTCTTATGTGCTCTGTGTGTTACCAGCTGCTGAGGAATCCTTAATATCTACCTTCTTGTTGTCATTCCTTCTGTGAAGAATGTCTGGAGAAGACACGAATGCAATCCAAAATTATTTTAGGAAGGAGGCTACTGTCCCTACAGGAGGAGTAAAAGAGTTTGAATCAACTTATTTTAAGAGCCAACCAGTAAATGAACTGAATCTGAAGAAGGAATTGGCAGGTAATGTAGATGTTACTTGTAGTGAATGTGCTGAAAACAAGCTTGACTGTGAATCATATGATGAGCTGACATGCAAACATCATACTATCAAAGAACAATGTAATGATCCAATATTGAACCTGAACAGTAAGCACCAACATCAGTTGAAATCAAGTGAGCTTGTTGATTTGCAGTTACGTGAAACTCCAGATCCAAATACGTCAGAGGTAACTAATCTTCCCAACTACATTTCTATACATACAAAAGTGGAATTTTTTGTCATTACTAAGGATGGCAATGGAGAACATTGTTCCAAGGGAGGCCACAATGTGACTGTGGAGTTAAGATCATCAGCAGACCACGTGACATCTTTGGAAGTAAGGGATAACCATGATGGTAGTTATGTAGCTTTACTTGAAGGTAAGAAAATTGGAGAAGCTGAGTTACATGTATCCATTGATGGAAGGTTTATCATGGGAAACCCCTATAGCATTACTTttagaaactaccatgcagtgAAGCTACCTAGCAAAACAGTGAACAATAATGGTGGTATGGGTAAACCTTGGGGTATTGCATTTGGCAGAAATGGAATATGGGCTATTACTGACTATTCCAACCACTGTGTGCACGTGTTTGATGGTCAAGATCAGTTGATCAATTCTTTTGGCAACAGAAGTAACAAGACCAGTCAGTTCATTAATCCACATGGTATTGCATTTGATGAAAGTAACCATATGTATGTGGTTGACAACAATAACCACAGAGTGCAGAAGTTTGATGTCAGTGGTAGCTACTTGCTGCATTTTGGCAGTATCCACTTGGTGTCAAAGCACATAACGGTCGGATATATGTTTCTGAGTGGGATAGTAGTCGTATATCGGTGTTCCAGTATAATGGATATTTTAGCTTCTCTTTTGGTTCTGACCAGTTGGATTACCCATTTGGTTTGGTGGTGAATGTTAATAATCAATTACTTGTCACTGACTGTAACCTTCATTGCATTGCCAGATTCACTCTTGATGGTCATTTTATTGATAAGTTTGGTACACATGGGTTTGAAAGAGGTCACTTGAATTATCCCTGTAGTATTGCCACTGATGAAAATGGTCTTGTTTATGTGGGAGATGGAAATCATCGTGTGTCTATGTTTGACAGTGTTGGAAACTTTATTCATTGCTTTGGGCCCCAAGGATCTGCTAATGGCAAATTTCACTATCTCTATGGGATTGATGTTAGCCCTAATGGTAGTATATATGTTGCCGATAGTGACAACAAAAGGATTCAGATTTTTGCGGACTACTAATTGACTCCCTTACAGTATTGTAAATTATTGTAAAATTACATTCTGGTTAATTCCATGATTGTACTAGTTACTTCTGATAACTTGTATAGTTTGAACATTTTAACTGAATCAGTGGAGTTGATCAACATTATACATTATAATATTTAGAATAGCACTGGTATCTACTTCATGCATGGTGCAAGACTTGCTCTGGTGAACTTGTTATAcattttttcaacttgtagTGACAAAAATAAGTTTATTCCTACACAGTACAACCCTATTTACATGTTTGGCACAATAGCATGTTTAAATGAAGCTATAGTATATACCCCATATCTCAATTAGATTGATAGGTTGTTACTTGTGAGCTGGGTTGAACAGTAAATTAACATGTAAAACAATTAAACACATGCAACTGTGCTTCCTCACAGGTACGTGGTAATTTCATGTGCATGGTGCTGTGATTATTGTGCAGAGTGCATATAGTGCAAGATGTTAGAAATGaccaaaaatgaaaaaaatcatgaaaattCATATTAAAATTTCTGCATTGTAATGGTCTGACCGCAACATAACCCATTAGGACATAGTGAGGGTGGTTCCATATATGGATATGTTAAGAGATACAATTGATTTAGTATTGATGGGCGGTAGCAAAAATACGAATGTCATCATAAATGCTCTTTAGATTCGATGTTAAGAAATCTGTCTTCACATATCTTGTGACATGTTTCTGCACCAAAATGTGAGGCATTACTCTGCATGGTTACTGAGAAAAAGTGCACTCAGTATTGTTGTATTTTTATAACAGAAtgaaattaaaatttaaaaatctgtCTTACAAAAATGTAGGTATTAACAAAAGGAACCTTCACTGTACAGTCAGAGCCAGTAGGTACAACCAATTTTCTAAAAAGTGTCAAAACAttttactctaataaaccaTACATCACGCTCCCCCAAATTTAGGGGGGTTAGAATTTTGATTTTAAAAAGTTGTTGATCTTCAATATGTTTACAAGTAGTATAACTGGTGAAAATTTGGTGGTTTTTTATAAATCACAGCTGGAGTTATTCTCAATTATTTGTGGGGGTTCGTGTTTCGGTCATTTCTAATGTCTCTCATTATAGCGTGTAGACGCTATCAGTTTCTACACACATAGAACTATATGTTAGCTTAATACAAGCACTGTGCCTTGAGGCATTCCTGCCAGGACCTGGGTGGTATTGCTTTTCTGGTTGTCACATTGTGATCTAGTAGTTGTCActagttgatgattttaaagcCATGATAGAAGTGACCCTTGTGCTCCATAATGTGATACAGGAGCAAATGTGAGACTATGTTGCTACAGTACTAAAATCTAGTATATAGTAGGATGTCACAATGTCCTCTTAGATTCAGATACTGTGCAAAATCATTCGCTGTGGAAATCAACTGTTGTGTTTCATGAAATCCTAAATTGTCCAGTCCATTTGCT
Encoded here:
- the LOC136267400 gene encoding E3 ubiquitin-protein ligase TRIM71-like isoform X1, encoding MSGEDTNAIQNYFRKEATVPTGGVKEFESTYFKSQPVNELNLKKELAGNVDVTCSECAENKLDCESYDELTCKHHTIKEQCNDPILNLNSKHQHQLKSSELVDLQLRETPDPNTSEVTNLPNYISIHTKVEFFVITKDGNGEHCSKGGHNVTVELRSSADHVTSLEVRDNHDGSYVALLEGKKIGEAELHVSIDGRFIMGNPYSITFRNYHAVKLPSKTVNNNGGMGKPWGIAFGRNGIWAITDYSNHCVHVFDGQDQLINSFGNRSNKTSQFINPHGIAFDESNHMYVVDNNNHRVQKFDVSGSYLLHFGSIHLVSKHITVGYMFLSGIVVVYRCSSIMDILASLLVLTSWITHLVWW
- the LOC136267400 gene encoding E3 ubiquitin-protein ligase TRIM71-like isoform X2; this encodes MSGEDTNAIQNYFRKEATVPTGGVKEFESTYFKSQPVNELNLKKELAGNVDVTCSECAENKLDCESYDELTCKHHTIKEQCNDPILNLNSKHQHQLKSSELVDLQLRETPDPNTSEVTNLPNYISIHTKVEFFVITKDGNGEHCSKGGHNVTVELRSSADHVTSLEVRDNHDGSYVALLEGKKIGEAELHVSIDGRFIMGNPYSITFRNYHAVKLPSKTVNNNGGMGKPWGIAFGRNGIWAITDYSNHCVHVFDGQDQLINSFGNRSNKTSQFINPHGIAFDESNHMYVVDNNNHRVQKFDVSGSYLLHFGSYGSDDGELQYPLGIKAHNG